The following proteins are encoded in a genomic region of Vigna radiata var. radiata cultivar VC1973A unplaced genomic scaffold, Vradiata_ver6 scaffold_7, whole genome shotgun sequence:
- the LOC106753830 gene encoding uncharacterized protein LOC106753830, which yields MEAEKNISIRDSGEVAEKEEVLHRKNHRRGGMRTLPFILGNEFCDRFASSGFHANMINYLTQELNMPMVAASNLLTAFAGTSSFTPLFGALIADSFAGRFWTILLASFIYQLGLIVITLSAIIPHLRPPACSTQLNCREASSSQLWILYVSLLLIAVGTGGIRPCVVTFSADQFDMTKTGVASRNWNLFNWYSFCMALASLTALTIVVYIQDNMGWGWGLGIPTIAMLISIIVFVLGSPLYRTVKPNGSPIVRLAQVLVAAVKKRKEPLPQDHKLLYQNWDLDAAISSEGRLLHSHQFKCLDKAAIVTEEEGRDPNAAPDLWKLATVHRVEELKSIIRMLPIWASGILLIAASSSHNFVILQARTMDRHLFHNFQIPPASMSIFTVLTMMVGVVLYERLFVPFIRRFTKNPSGITTLQRMGVGFVVSIIATLVSAWVEIKRKKVAAKYHLLDSPRATIPISVFWLVPQYCLHGVAEVFMVVGHLEFLYDQSPESMRSTAVALYCITTAIGNYVGTVMVSLVHKYSGKERNWLPDTNLNRGRLDCYFYFLSGIQLFNLIYFLICACFYTYKSLQEITQVNNLRDLEQDKQNISSIANEGKEDMEIEKKSVEMDSGEVTEKKPQQRRGGIRTLPFILANEFCDRFAVAGFNGNLISYLTQVLNMPLVSASNILTIYGGTASFTPLLGALIAESFAGRFWTITVASLIYQLGLVSLTVSAILPHFRPPPCPTQVNCQEAKPSQLSIFYISLLLTSLGSGGIRPCVVPFLGDQFDMTKNGVASRKWNLFNWYFFSLGLASLSALTIVVYIQDNTGWGWGFGIPTIVMFVSIIAFVLGSPLYKTQKPEGSPLVRLLQVIVAAVKKRNKTLPNDPKFLYQNSDLDAAICLEGRLLHTNQFKWLDKAAIVTGEESRDPNAPPNWWKLATVHRVEELKSIIRIIPISSSGILLIAASSHLPSFVIQQARTMDRHLSHSFQISPANMSIFSVLTLMSGVVLYERLFVPFIRRFTKNPPGITTLQRMGIGFVINTIATLISAPVEVKRKAVAAKYHLLDSPNSTIPISVFWLVPQYCLHGLADVFMSVGLFEFLYDQSPESMRSTATALYCIVIALGSYAGTLVVSLVHKYSGKEENWLPDRNLNRGRLDYYYLLVTAIQVLNIIYFGICVWFYTYKPLEEFTQVSIHKDLELEQDNNTNISSPNPKDGGDAEYIK from the exons ATGGAGGCAGAGAAAAACATTAGCATAAGAGACAGCGGCGAGGTGGCGGAGAAAGAAGAGGTTCTACACCGTAAAAACCATCGACGAGGAGGCATGAGAACATTACCCTTCATCCTTG GAAATGAATTTTGTGACAGATTTGCAAGTTCTGGTTTTCATGCGAACATGATAAACTATTTGACACAAGAGTTGAACATGCCAATGGTAGCTGCCTCCAACTTGCTCACTGCTTTCGCTGGAACTTCCAGCTTCACTCCTCTCTTTGGTGCTCTAATTGCTGACTCCTTTGCTGGCCGTTTTTGGACCATTCTTCTCGCTTCATTCATCTATCAACTG GGATTGATTGTTATTACTTTATCAGCTATAATACCCCATCTGCGCCCCCCAGCATGCTCAACACAGCTGAACTGCAGAGAAGCCTCATCCTCTCAGCTCTGGATACTGTACGTCTCTCTTTTACTCATAGCAGTTGGCACAGGGGGCATTAGACCCTGTGTTGTCACCTTTTCAGCAGACCAATTTGACATGACCAAAACAGGAGTAGCATCAAGGAACTGGAACCTCTTCAATTGGTACTCCTTCTGCATGGCCTTGGCTTCTCTAACTGCTTTGACCATTGTTGTTTACATTCAAGACAACATGGGATGGGGTTGGGGTCTTGGAATTCCAACCATTGCCATGCTCATATCCATCATTGTCTTTGTCTTGGGCTCACCACTCTATAGAACCGTCAAACCAAATGGTAGTCCTATCGTTCGTTTGGCACAAGTACTTGTTGCTGCTGTAAAGAAGAGAAAGGAGCCTTTGCCCCAGGATCACAAGCTTTTGTACCAAAATTGGGACCTAGATGCTGCTATTTCCTCCGAAGGAAGGCTTCTACACTCTCATCAATTCAA ATGTTTGGACAAGGCTGCAATTGTGacagaagaagaaggaagagatcCAAATGCAGCACCAGACTTGTGGAAATTAGCGACGGTGCACAGAGTCGAGGAGCTAAAATCCATCATTAGAATGCTTCCAATTTGGGCCTCCGGAATTTTGCTGATAGCTGCATCATCGTCTCATAATTTTGTGATTCTGCAGGCTCGCACGATGGATAGACACCtctttcacaacttccaaatcCCCCCAGCGAGCATGAGCATTTTCACTGTTCTAACCATGATGGTAGGTGTTGTTCTCTACGAACGGCTTTTTGTTCCATTCATCCGTAGGTTCACAAAGAACCCTTCAGGAATCACAACCCTACAAAGAATGGGAGTAGGTTTTGTGGTTAGCATTATAGCCACACTGGTCTCAGCATGGGTGgaaatcaagagaaaaaaagttgCTGCCAAGTACCACTTATTGGACAGTCCAAGAGCAACTATTCCTATAAGCGTGTTCTGGTTGGTACCTCAGTATTGTCTGCATGGGGTTGCTGAAGTTTTCATGGTTGTGGGCCATTTGGAATTTCTGTATGATCAGTCACCGGAAAGCATGAGGAGCACTGCTGTAGCTCTATACTGCATAACCACTGCCATTGGGAACTATGTTGGTACAGTTATGGTCTCGCTAGTTCATAAGTATTCTGGTAAGGAAAGGAACTGGTTGCCTGATACCAACCTCAACAGGGGTAGATTGGACtgctacttttattttcttagtggGATCCAACTTTTCAATctcatttattttctaatatgtGCATGCTTTTACACTTACAAGTCCCTCCAGGAAATTACTCAAGTTAATAATCTCCGTGATTTGGAACAAGACAAACAAAACATCTCTTCT ATAGCCAATGAAGgaa AAGAAGATATGGAGATAGAGAAGAAGAGTGTGGAAATGGATAGTGGCGAGGTTACTGAGAAGAAACCACAGCAACGTCGTGGTGGTATCAGAACATTACCTTTCATCCTTG CAAATGAATTCTGTGATAGATTTGCAGTAGCTGGTTTCAATGGAAACTTGATAAGTTACCTGACCCAAGTGCTGAACATGCCACTGGTATCTGCCTCAAACATTCTCACTATATATGGTGGAACAGCTAGTTTCACCCCTCTTCTTGGTGCTCTCATTGCTGAGTCCTTTGCTGGTCGCTTTTGGACTATCACTGTTGCTTCTCTTATCTATCAACTG GGACTGGTCAGTTTAACAGTATCAGCTATACTGCCCCATTTTCGTCCCCCACCATGCCCAACACAAGTGAATTGCCAAGAAGCCAAACCTTCTCAACTCAGCATATTCTACATCTCTCTCCTACTAACATCTCTTGGATCAGGTGGCATTAGGCCTTGTGTTGTGCCCTTTTTAGGGGACCAATTTGACATGACCAAAAATGGTGTGGCATCTAGGAAATGGAACCTCTTCAATTGGTATTTTTTCAGCCTGGGATTGGCTTCTCTTAGTGCCTTGACCATTGTTGTTTACATTCAAGACAACACGGGCTGGGGTTGGGGCTTTGGCATACCAACTATTGTCATGTTTGTATCCATCATTGCCTTTGTGTTGGGGTCACCACTCTACAAGACTCAGAAACCAGAAGGTAGCCCTTTGGTTCGTTTGCTTCAAGTCATTGTGGCTGCTGTAAAGAAGAGGAACAAGACTTTGCCAAATGATCCCAAGTTTTTGTACCAAAACAGTGACCTCGATGCTGCTATCTGTCTCGAAGGAAGACTTTTacacacaaatcaatttaa ATGGTTAGACAAGGCTGCAATTGTCACAGGGGAAGAAAGCAGAGACCCAAATGCACCACCAAACTGGTGGAAATTGGCCACTGTTCATAGAGTTGAGGAGCTAAAATCCATCATTAGAATCATTCCAATTTCTTCCTCAGGAATTTTGCTCATAGCTGCTTCATCACATCTTCCCAGCTTTGTAATTCAACAAGCCCGCACAATGGATCGACACCTCTCTCACTCATTCCAAATTTCCCCAGCCAACATGTCCATTTTCAGTGTACTAACCTTGATGTCAGGAGTTGTTCTATACGAACGCCTCTTTGTTCCGTTTATCCGTAGGTTCACAAAGAACCCTCCAGGAATCACAACCCTACAAAGAATGGGAATAGGCTTTGTGATTAACACTATAGCCACATTAATTTCAGCACCAGttgaagtaaaaagaaaagctGTTGCTGCCAAGTACCACTTATTGGATAGTCCAAATTCCACTATTCCTATCAGTGTGTTCTGGTTGGTGCCTCAGTATTGTTTGCATGGCTTAGCAGATGTTTTCATGTCTGTGGGGCTTTTTGAGTTTCTCTATGATCAATCACCTGAAAGCATGAGAAGCACTGCCACTGCTTTGTACTGTATAGTAATTGCCCTTGGGAGCTATGCTGGTACACTAGTTGTATCACTTGTGCATAAGTATAGTGGCAAGGAGGAGAATTGGTTGCCTGATAGGAACCTCAACAGGGGTAGGTTGGACTACTATTACTTGCTTGTTACTGCGATTCAAGTCttgaatatcatttattttGGAATTTGTGTTTGGTTTTACACTTACAAGCCCTTGGAAGAATTTACTCAAGTGAGCATTCACAAGGATTTGGAATTGGAACAGGACAATAATACAAACATCTCATCTCCCAATCCCAAAGATGGTGGAGATGCTGAATACATAAAGTAA